The Geobacter metallireducens GS-15 region GCAACAACCTCGGGGCACTCTACGCGGCAGGTGCGCGGAAGTTCCTGGTATGCAACGCGCCCGACATCTCGCTGACCCCCGCCGTTCTCACCCTTGACAAGCTCTCCCCCGGCGCAGGCCAATTCGCCAGCTTTCTGACGATGACCTACAACTCGGGGCTCAACCTTCTTCTGGGGTCGTTGGCAGGGCTTCCCGGCATCGAGATTGTGCGGGTTGATTTCTTCCAGAAACTGCACGAGCTGGTTGCCACTCCCGCTGCATTCGGTCTGAGCGTGGTGGACAGGGCCTGTGTAATGCCCGACACCCCGCCGTTCGCCTGCCAGTACCCTGATCAGTTCCTGTTCTGGGATGGGACCCACCCGACCCAGGCGGTCCATGCCATCATGTCGCAAGAGGCGACATCCGCGCTGGCAAACTGATCGTCCCGGAACAGACGCAAGAGAACCAATCACACAAAAAAGGGCGCCGCACACCATGCGACGCCCCTTTTCAGATGCAATTCTGCCTATGCAGCGAGGGCTCCGGCTTGTTCGGGACGTCTGAGGCGCCAACTTTCGTCTTGATCACAGGGAAGCCTTCCAAGTATCCTGACAGGAATTCCCCTCGTCCCATTCCATGAGAAACTCTGCCATGCCGAACACCCCTTCTATCACCAACAACGAGGATTTTTCCCTCTGCCGCGCCTGCGGCGGCGAATGCTGCCGGACAAGGCCGGGGATCGAGGCGCCTGCGCGGTTCCTTGCCGCGGCCAATCCCGCCGAGGAGCTGGCGCGTCTGCTGGCTTCGGGCCTCTGGGTCCTCGACCGCCATTACGGTGTTCCCTACGATCCCGGGAAAGGGGAGACGGGTGACCCGGACCGAATCATTCTCTACCCCCGGCCAGCCACCCGCCGGGAGCGGGCGGAGGGGACCCTTCTGGTCGTCCCCGGCGCCGGGGAGTGCGTCCTCCTGGGGGACGAGGGATGCACCCTCCCCTTCGCGGAGCGCCCCCGGGCCTGCCAGGCCCTGGAGCCGGCCTCCGACTTCGCCTGCACCGCCGCCTGGACCCGTTTCGACGCGGCCCGGGAGTGGCGGCACCACCAGGATACGGTCGAAGGAGCGCTCGCCCTCCTCGACTCCCGTCAGTGATTATCCCTTTATTTTATTCAGAATGCGCAGCAGGCCATCAAGGATGGTAGCCGGATGGGGTGGGCAACCGGGGATGTACAGATCAACGGGAACAATGCTGTCCACGCCATTGCAGACCTGGGGGGTGTCGATGTAAGGTCCGCCGTTGATGGCGCAGGCGCCGCAGGCGACAACGATCTTCGGGTCAGGAATCGCCTCATAGGTGGTCAGAAGTGCCTTGGCCATGTGTTCGGTAACCGGACCGGTTACCCACAGGCCATCCGCGTGGCGCGGCGACGCCACGAACTGGATCCCGAACCGGCCGAGATCCCAGCCGATGGTCGAAAGGACATTGGTATCGGCTTCGCAGGCGTTACACCCGCCGGCGCTGACCTCCCGGAATTTAAGGGAGCGCCCGAACAGACGCCGCAGGTCGGGAGGGAGCGGCCGGGCGTGGTGATGTTCCGATCCGGGATGAACCAGCAGATGGTCACGGTTCGTAACGGCCAGTTGATAGTCCGTGGTAAACTGGATGGTCCCTACCGGGCATTCGGCACAGAAAAGACATTTGCCCATGTCGAGACACCCGCCGCTCTCCTTTGAGTAAGCACCGTAGGGGCACGTGGCCTCGGAAGCCTCGTTTGCCGGGCTGACAAGCGGATAGCCGCGGAACCGCTCAGGCATCTGCAGCGGCGCAGCGGGATAGGGGGTGGTGCGATGGCCCTGCTTGATTCGGGAAGCGATTGCTCGGAACATGTAACGTTATCCTCCCTAGAGGTCGAACCCGCAATAGGACAGGTTGAAGCTCTTGTTGCAGAGCGGAAAATCGGATATTTGCTGTCCCCGAAGCGCCAAGGCGAGCCCTTGCCAGTTATGAAACGAAGGGTCGACGATCTTGTACCGGCTGAAACGCCCGGCATCGTCGGTGACCGCCACGTGACATATTTCCCCGCGCCACCCCTCGGTCAGGGCAACGGCCAGACGCCCGCCGGCGCAGGGGGCCGTAGCGACCCGATGCCCGCCTCCGGGGAGCTGCCGCAGCTGTTCTTCGATAAAATCCATTGATTTCTGGGCTTCCAGCCATCTGATCATGGTGCGTGCGCACACGTCACCATGGAAAACGGTCGCAACCGGAAGGTGGGTCATGCGATAGATGCCGAACGGATAATCGAGACGAACATCCCGCTTGATCCCGCAGGCCCGTGCGGCAGGCCCGACCAGGCCGAGTTCGAGGGCCTGTTCACGGGTCAATGTGCCGGTACCTTCCAAACGTCCCATCACCGACGGGGAGCTCCAGAGCAGCTCAATGGCATTGGTCAGGTCACGTCGCGCCTCTGCCAGACGTTTCAGAAGATCGTCGCGCAACCCTGGCGTCAGATCGAAAATCGTTCCGCCCGGGACGAGAAGCCCCCGACCGAAACGGCTGCCGCAGAGGACAGCGGTCATGTTGAGGAAATCTCCCCTGATACGGCCGCAGAAGGATGAGGTCGGCAGATACCCCACATCGCCGGCGATTGCCCCCAGGTCGCCGGTATGGTTGGCCAGCCGCTCCAGTTCGAGGGCAATGCCACGCAACACTTCCGCCCGGGGAGGAGCCTTGATCCCTCCCAACGACTCCATGATCATGCAGTAGGCCTGGCCATGGCCGATGGTCGTGTCGCCGGCGGCTGTTTCCATTACCTGCAAGGTGCGCGGGTGAGGTCCGCCCGCAAGACCCGCCTCGATCCCCCGGTGCTGGTAGCCGAGGGATATTTCCAGGTGGAAGACCTCCTCACCGTGGCACTGGAAGCGGAAGTGTCCCGGCTCGATGATGCCGGCATGGACGGGGCCGACGGCAACCTCGTGCACCTCGTCGCCCGCCACCTGGTAATAGTCCATGACGCCAACGCGGAGCGGCTCGTCCGCGGTGCGGTCCCAGGCATCGCGTCCCGGCACGAACGAATGGTGGAAACGAACCGGCTTGAACCAGGGGTGTCCATCGAATATCAGACCGCACTGCTCGGCGATCTCGCGTTCAAACAGTTGCACCTGGGTAATGAGCGAGGAAAGGGAGGGGACGTGACTGTCGCTTGTTTCCGTACGGGCCGCGGCAAGCCGCCCCTCGGCCTTGTTGGCCAGGATGCATACGAGCGCGGTGGAGGATGGCGCCGGAATGCCAAAATACGAAACAATCCGCCATCCCCGGTCTACGGAATCGAGAATCCCCTGCAAAAACTCGTTGATATCTACGGGGGGAATCTCTGCCAGGGGGACGGAGGCCCCGTTGTATATGGTGCGGAATGAATCCTTCACGGTTGCACCCCCAGCATCGCAGCGCCCTCTGTCAGGAGCGAGACAAGGAAAGCAGGCGGCCATATCCCCAGCAGCAGGATGACCGCCATCATGAGAAACGGCGGCCCCACGGTCAGCAGACGGTCCTCGTAATCGGAGGGTTCGAGGCCGGCGGGTGGGGTACCCATGACCATCGGCAGCACCGTCAGGGCCATGCCGATGAACACAATGACCAGAAACAGCAGGAACAGCCACCCCACCAGATGCCGCCCGTCGATGAAGGCGTTGCTGACAATCGCATACTCACTGATGAACGGCGAGAACGGCGGTGAACCGGTAATGGCAATGAAACCGGCCAGAAAGAGCCCCCCCGACCAGGGGAGCCGTGCCAGTGCCCCCCTGACCACATCGGTCGTCTTGTTTCCGTAGGACCGGTGGATGTTGCCGGAGGAGAGGAACAGCACCCCCTTGGTCAGCCCGTTGTTCAGGAGATGAAAGAGCGCGCCGTACAGCGCCCCCTTGCCAAGCCCGAGACCGATGGCGAGAATCCCCACATGTTCGACGCTCGAATAGGCCAGCATCCTCTTGAAGTCGGCCTGGTGCGCCATGAATACGGCGGCAAAGGCCATGGAGATGAGCCCCATGCCGACGAGGGCATCTTGAAAGAACGCCAGTTCGGCACCGGATGCCAGGCAGATCTGATAAACCCGCATGATGCACAGAAATGCGCAGTTGACCAGCCCCCCGGCAAGCAAGGCCCCCACCAGGCCGGGCGCTTCGCCATAGGCATCGGGCTTCCAGGCATGGAGCGGGGCCAGCCCCATCTTTGAACCATACCCCACCAGGAGAAAAATCGCCGCCGCGTGGAGCCAGCCGGGGTTCAGCTCACGGGCGGACTGCATCAGCGGGCCGAGCAGCAGGGTGGCGTCCCGGTGGGCCACGTAGGTGGAATAGGCGAGGAACAGCAGCCCGAGCAACGCCAGGCCGATGCCAACGGAACAGAGGAGCAGATACTTCCAGGTGGCCTCTATGGAGCGGGCATTGCGATTGAAGTAGATGAGGGGGGCCATGGACACGGTGGTTGTTTCCAGTGCGACCCAGAGCAGTCCCAGATGCTGGGTCATGGTGACCAGCCCCATGGCCGAAAGGCAGACCAGCAGCCCCATGCAGAGGACCCGGTTCGAACGCTCCTGACGGTAGGAGAGGTAGCCGACGGCATAATAGGCGCAGACGGTGAAGAGGAGGCTGATGCACAGGAGCACCACCTTCCCCAGGGGGTCGAGCCAGATCCAGCCTCCGGGGGATGGTGGCGGCGTGTTCACCAGCAATAGCGCCGTCAGTGCCAGGTGAACCGTCGCAACAGCCGGCAGGGTAATGGGCCTGAGACGATTGTCCGGCACGATCCAGGCGCATAACGCCCCCACCAGGGGGAGCAGAACAAGGGCATACAACATGTGAGGCTACTCCTCCTTCAGGGCCCGCAGGCGGGAGGTGTCGATCGACGAGAATTCCCGGCTGATATGGTTGATGACAATACCCATGACGAATATCCCCACGAGAAGGTCGAGCAGGGCGCCGGCCTCAACCATGACCGGCATCGCCTCGGTCAGGAGAAGACCGAATACGAATATCCCGTTCTCCATCACCAGATAGCCGATGACCTGGGAAATGGCCTTGCGGCGGGTCGTCAGGATCAGAAAACCGCACAGCAGCGTGGCAATGGAGGCCGGCACAAACAGGAGATCCCTATGTTCGGGCGCCAGAGGCAGGCGTTCGGCAAAGACAAACGAGAGGGCGGTGAAAACGGCACCGAGGAGCAAGGTCGGCACATACCCGATGAAGGGTTCAACTTCGCGCCTGATCTGGGCCTTGCGGACGGCGCCTCCGATGAAGTAGGGAATCGCCACTCCCTTGGCCAGGATGATGCCGACGGTGATGCTGGCCAGGTGTCCGGAGAACGGGTGTATCAAGCCGGGGAGGATACCGAGGATGACCCCCTGGGCGGCAACGGCACGGATGGAAAACATCAGCCTGCTCGTGCCAAGCATGATCAGATTGATCAGCATCACCAGTACCAGCAGTTGATCGGCGAATGAACTCATGGGGCTACCTCAATACCAGCAGCATGGCAAAGGCGGACAGGATAGTGGCTCCGACCAGCAGTTGCGGAACGCGGACCAGACGCAACCGGGCCATCACCGACTCGACAACGCCGATTGCCACCGCCAGCACAAGCATGGCGACAATGAAGATGCCCCAGTCGAGAAGCGCATTTCCGGTGGCGACAGGGAAGGCGATATTTACAAAGACCGCTCCGAGAATGAACAGTTTCAGCGCCGCTCCGTAGAGGATGATCCCGAAGGCGGGGCCACTGTGATCAAGGACCATGACTTCATGGATCATGGTCAATTCGAGGTGCGTGTTGGGATCGTCGAAGGGGATGCGGGAGTTCTCCGCCAGAAGGGTGATGAACAGCGCCCCCACCAGCAACAGCATGCTCGCCCCGGCGGCAAGCCAGATGGCGGGCGTGGGATGGGTGAGTATCGTTGACAGGGAAAGCGACTTGCTTATGCGGGCCAGAGTCAGCAGGGAAAAGAAGAGGGTCGGTTCGGCAAGGCAGGAAAACGTAACTTCACGTGCCGCTCCCATCCCTTCGAAACTAGAACCGGTATCCAGAGCCGCAATGGTGGTAAAGAACCGGGACAATCCGAAAAGGTAGGCAAAGAGGATGAGATCGCCACTGAAAGAAAGTGGCGCGACATGGCGGCCCAGCGGGATCAGCAACACTGCGATAAGCGCTGCGGAGAGTGTTATCAACGGGCCGGCACGGAAAACCCAGGTGGTGGTCTCACTAAAGACCGATCCCTTGCGGAAGAGCTTGATCAGGTCGAAATAGGGCTGCAGATAGGGCGCTCCAACCCTTCCGGCAAAGGCCGCCTTGGTCTTGCCGATAACCCCGAGCAACAGTGGCGGCAACAGGAGCGCCACTGCGCAGTGGATGATAATGTCTG contains the following coding sequences:
- the nuoB gene encoding NADH-quinone oxidoreductase subunit NuoB; amino-acid sequence: MFRAIASRIKQGHRTTPYPAAPLQMPERFRGYPLVSPANEASEATCPYGAYSKESGGCLDMGKCLFCAECPVGTIQFTTDYQLAVTNRDHLLVHPGSEHHHARPLPPDLRRLFGRSLKFREVSAGGCNACEADTNVLSTIGWDLGRFGIQFVASPRHADGLWVTGPVTEHMAKALLTTYEAIPDPKIVVACGACAINGGPYIDTPQVCNGVDSIVPVDLYIPGCPPHPATILDGLLRILNKIKG
- a CDS encoding NADH-quinone oxidoreductase subunit C, with amino-acid sequence MKDSFRTIYNGASVPLAEIPPVDINEFLQGILDSVDRGWRIVSYFGIPAPSSTALVCILANKAEGRLAAARTETSDSHVPSLSSLITQVQLFEREIAEQCGLIFDGHPWFKPVRFHHSFVPGRDAWDRTADEPLRVGVMDYYQVAGDEVHEVAVGPVHAGIIEPGHFRFQCHGEEVFHLEISLGYQHRGIEAGLAGGPHPRTLQVMETAAGDTTIGHGQAYCMIMESLGGIKAPPRAEVLRGIALELERLANHTGDLGAIAGDVGYLPTSSFCGRIRGDFLNMTAVLCGSRFGRGLLVPGGTIFDLTPGLRDDLLKRLAEARRDLTNAIELLWSSPSVMGRLEGTGTLTREQALELGLVGPAARACGIKRDVRLDYPFGIYRMTHLPVATVFHGDVCARTMIRWLEAQKSMDFIEEQLRQLPGGGHRVATAPCAGGRLAVALTEGWRGEICHVAVTDDAGRFSRYKIVDPSFHNWQGLALALRGQQISDFPLCNKSFNLSYCGFDL
- a CDS encoding proton-conducting transporter membrane subunit, producing MLYALVLLPLVGALCAWIVPDNRLRPITLPAVATVHLALTALLLVNTPPPSPGGWIWLDPLGKVVLLCISLLFTVCAYYAVGYLSYRQERSNRVLCMGLLVCLSAMGLVTMTQHLGLLWVALETTTVSMAPLIYFNRNARSIEATWKYLLLCSVGIGLALLGLLFLAYSTYVAHRDATLLLGPLMQSARELNPGWLHAAAIFLLVGYGSKMGLAPLHAWKPDAYGEAPGLVGALLAGGLVNCAFLCIMRVYQICLASGAELAFFQDALVGMGLISMAFAAVFMAHQADFKRMLAYSSVEHVGILAIGLGLGKGALYGALFHLLNNGLTKGVLFLSSGNIHRSYGNKTTDVVRGALARLPWSGGLFLAGFIAITGSPPFSPFISEYAIVSNAFIDGRHLVGWLFLLFLVIVFIGMALTVLPMVMGTPPAGLEPSDYEDRLLTVGPPFLMMAVILLLGIWPPAFLVSLLTEGAAMLGVQP
- a CDS encoding respiratory chain complex I subunit 1 family protein is translated as MTDIIIHCAVALLLPPLLLGVIGKTKAAFAGRVGAPYLQPYFDLIKLFRKGSVFSETTTWVFRAGPLITLSAALIAVLLIPLGRHVAPLSFSGDLILFAYLFGLSRFFTTIAALDTGSSFEGMGAAREVTFSCLAEPTLFFSLLTLARISKSLSLSTILTHPTPAIWLAAGASMLLLVGALFITLLAENSRIPFDDPNTHLELTMIHEVMVLDHSGPAFGIILYGAALKLFILGAVFVNIAFPVATGNALLDWGIFIVAMLVLAVAIGVVESVMARLRLVRVPQLLVGATILSAFAMLLVLR